A single ANME-2 cluster archaeon DNA region contains:
- a CDS encoding 30S ribosomal protein S3ae translates to MAKAKRGQRKVDGWKSKQWYNIVTPDMMGQQEIGETFSNEPEQLLGRVIEVTLGDLTNDMSKYNVKLVLKIDQIGGDSAYTKFIGHELTRDYLRSLIKRQTSMITANLDVMTKDGYKFRVKPTCFTVKRARSSQIKAIRQYMTSIVQRRARESDFNTFVQDAVLGKLSAQIYRDVKSLYPLRRVEILKSHVLTEPSVREAAA, encoded by the coding sequence TTGGCAAAAGCGAAGAGAGGTCAAAGAAAAGTCGATGGTTGGAAATCCAAGCAGTGGTACAATATAGTCACACCTGACATGATGGGACAGCAGGAAATCGGTGAAACTTTTTCAAATGAACCTGAACAATTACTAGGCAGGGTTATTGAAGTCACACTGGGAGATCTAACCAATGACATGTCAAAGTATAATGTAAAACTGGTGCTTAAGATCGACCAGATAGGAGGAGACTCAGCCTATACCAAGTTCATTGGCCATGAACTCACCAGGGATTACTTAAGGTCACTTATAAAGAGGCAGACTTCAATGATCACTGCAAATCTGGATGTTATGACCAAAGACGGATATAAGTTCCGTGTCAAACCCACATGTTTCACAGTCAAGCGGGCCAGGTCCAGCCAGATCAAAGCTATCAGGCAGTATATGACCTCAATAGTCCAGCGAAGGGCCCGTGAATCAGATTTCAACACCTTTGTACAGGATGCTGTCCTGGGCAAACTTTCTGCCCAGATATACAGGGATGTGAAAAGCCTGTATCCGTTAAGGCGTGTTGAGATATTAAAGTCCCATGTACTTACCGAGCCGTCTGTAAGGGAAGCAGCGGCATAA
- a CDS encoding aspartate kinase, which produces MKVIMKFGGTSVADGMKLRHVAELVKSYHENGNQIVVVTSALGGVTDAILEEAHEASKDGKVSKVKEFIADLTKQHHAATHESVGNNANAEDIIAELDARIEEIEKALTGICYLGELTLRSIDYLSSYGERMAAPILSGAIRSLGVESSHFTGGEIGIITDNNFGSAHPLESSYEKIKKHLSPLLPGTIPVVAGFIGEDENGIITTLGRGGSDFTASIIGASLNADEIWLWKEVPGIMTTDPKLVPEARPLKVISYIEAMEMSFFGAKVLHPKAIEPAIRHDIPVRVKNTFEPEYPGTLVVKEQKTVQNVVKAVTVIDKVALVNISGAGMVGTIGVAARAFSALADADVNIIMISQGSSEANLSVVVDDDHLKQAVRALKQEFKNGVVGEIDHDIHISVVAIVGVGMAGTPGVAGKVFDALGKNKVNVIMISQGSSQHNISFVVKEGDATKAVQVLHKVFSLEKL; this is translated from the coding sequence ATGAAGGTAATAATGAAGTTTGGCGGGACATCGGTTGCCGATGGTATGAAACTGCGGCATGTGGCAGAGTTGGTAAAAAGTTACCATGAAAATGGCAATCAAATAGTTGTGGTAACATCGGCTCTGGGCGGGGTCACTGATGCCATACTTGAGGAGGCGCATGAGGCCTCCAAAGATGGTAAGGTCTCAAAAGTAAAGGAATTCATAGCCGATCTTACAAAACAGCATCATGCGGCCACCCATGAGTCTGTGGGTAATAATGCTAATGCCGAAGATATCATTGCCGAACTGGACGCCCGTATTGAGGAGATTGAAAAAGCCCTTACAGGTATATGTTACCTGGGAGAGCTTACCCTGCGGTCCATTGATTACCTGTCATCGTACGGTGAACGAATGGCTGCACCGATCCTATCCGGTGCTATCAGGTCCCTGGGTGTTGAATCAAGTCATTTCACAGGAGGCGAGATCGGGATAATTACTGATAACAATTTCGGCAGTGCCCATCCCCTCGAATCATCATATGAAAAGATCAAAAAGCATCTATCTCCGTTATTACCGGGCACCATACCAGTAGTGGCTGGATTCATTGGAGAAGATGAGAACGGTATTATCACTACACTTGGCCGCGGCGGATCAGATTTCACTGCATCTATTATCGGGGCATCCCTCAATGCCGATGAGATATGGCTGTGGAAAGAGGTGCCTGGCATCATGACTACGGACCCAAAGCTGGTTCCTGAGGCAAGACCCCTGAAGGTAATATCCTATATAGAGGCAATGGAGATGTCATTCTTCGGAGCTAAGGTACTGCATCCCAAGGCTATAGAACCTGCCATACGCCACGATATACCTGTCAGGGTCAAGAATACGTTTGAGCCTGAATATCCTGGTACCCTTGTGGTAAAGGAGCAGAAGACCGTCCAGAATGTGGTAAAAGCTGTAACTGTAATCGATAAGGTGGCACTGGTAAATATCAGCGGTGCGGGCATGGTAGGTACTATCGGAGTGGCAGCCAGGGCTTTTTCTGCACTGGCCGATGCGGATGTGAACATTATCATGATCAGCCAGGGCTCTTCTGAGGCTAACCTATCTGTGGTGGTGGATGATGACCACTTGAAGCAGGCAGTTAGGGCGCTGAAGCAGGAGTTTAAGAATGGTGTGGTGGGTGAGATTGACCATGATATCCATATATCTGTAGTGGCTATAGTAGGTGTGGGAATGGCTGGAACTCCGGGTGTTGCCGGTAAGGTGTTCGATGCACTTGGAAAAAATAAGGTCAATGTGATTATGATCAGCCAGGGCTCGTCCCAGCATAATATTTCCTTTGTTGTAAAGGAAGGCGATGCTACGAAGGCAGTACAGGTGCTTCATAAGGTGTTTTCACTGGAAAAGCTTTGA
- a CDS encoding MFS transporter, whose product MENDPDPRYKWRAMLVVSIGTFMATLDASIINLALPILRNYFNTDIATIEWVMLSYLLTITTMLLTLGRLSDMYGRKSMFLAGLLTFTLGSGLCSLSTSAGQLIVFRVVQGLGAAMLMANSLAIITDVFPHNERGKALGLMGSVVSIGYITGPVLGGLLIYWVGWQSIFYINIPVGLLGTVYAIKTLKPDQIHVSQKFDIQGALLIFLSLISLVLVITKGQALGWDLMAIIGLSILFAVFLVGFVMVEKRADQPMVELSLFRNRPFSASNASAFLSFTAMFAVILLMPFYMEGILGYSPGHMGMVFVAIPLVMALVAPVSGWISDRTNSFLLSSIGMAISCMALLLLGNLDQNATFFDIVVIMGMIGLGMGLFQSPNNSIIMGSVPKERLGIAGGMLAMVRNLGMVTGIAISGAVLTSSIQSNQAAGLVYEAAFLGGFHDAFMVAAVICSVGVITSLMRGKSRKIT is encoded by the coding sequence ATGGAAAACGACCCTGACCCCAGGTACAAATGGCGCGCCATGTTAGTGGTCTCCATTGGAACATTTATGGCTACCCTTGATGCCAGTATCATAAATCTCGCATTACCTATCCTGAGAAACTATTTCAATACCGATATAGCCACCATAGAATGGGTAATGCTCTCATACCTGCTGACCATTACCACCATGCTGTTAACCCTGGGCCGGCTTTCAGATATGTACGGCCGCAAATCCATGTTCTTAGCAGGTTTGTTAACATTTACTTTGGGGTCTGGGCTGTGCAGCCTGTCCACATCTGCAGGTCAGTTGATTGTGTTTCGTGTAGTGCAGGGGCTGGGTGCTGCCATGTTAATGGCCAACAGTCTTGCTATCATAACAGATGTGTTTCCACATAACGAGCGGGGCAAAGCACTGGGATTGATGGGTTCGGTTGTCAGTATCGGTTATATAACAGGCCCGGTCCTGGGTGGTTTGTTAATCTACTGGGTGGGGTGGCAGAGTATTTTCTACATCAACATTCCAGTTGGCTTGCTTGGAACTGTGTATGCCATCAAGACTCTGAAACCAGACCAGATCCATGTCAGCCAGAAATTCGATATCCAGGGAGCTCTCCTCATATTCCTAAGCCTTATTTCGCTGGTGCTGGTAATCACAAAGGGACAGGCACTTGGCTGGGATTTAATGGCAATAATTGGTCTATCTATACTGTTTGCCGTCTTCTTAGTTGGGTTTGTGATGGTGGAAAAAAGGGCAGACCAGCCCATGGTGGAGTTGTCGCTGTTTCGGAACCGGCCGTTCTCGGCGTCGAATGCCAGCGCTTTTTTGAGCTTCACTGCCATGTTTGCAGTAATCCTTCTTATGCCCTTTTACATGGAGGGAATACTGGGATACAGTCCTGGGCATATGGGAATGGTGTTTGTAGCTATTCCGCTGGTCATGGCACTGGTGGCACCTGTTAGCGGCTGGATATCTGACAGGACGAATTCATTTCTACTCAGCAGTATTGGTATGGCTATTTCCTGCATGGCTTTGTTGCTGCTTGGCAACCTGGACCAGAATGCTACCTTTTTTGATATAGTGGTAATAATGGGAATGATAGGTTTGGGGATGGGGCTGTTCCAGTCACCCAACAACAGCATTATTATGGGTTCTGTACCGAAAGAAAGGCTCGGGATTGCCGGGGGAATGCTTGCGATGGTCCGCAATCTTGGAATGGTAACAGGTATAGCCATATCAGGGGCCGTGCTAACCAGTAGCATCCAGTCCAACCAGGCTGCGGGATTGGTATATGAAGCGGCCTTCCTTGGCGGTTTTCACGATGCATTCATGGTGGCTGCGGTAATATGCTCGGTTGGGGTTATCACTTCACTGATGCGGGGGAAAAGTAGAAAGATAACCTGA
- a CDS encoding endonuclease V, producing MGTPLFPADLSTTSLLRAQEIVRQQAVLHNDHAPPRFVAGVDQAFMEDVIISGIVMIDYESLDVVEEVQYTGTIGYPYIPTFLSFREGPAIVSAYGKLQHTPDILMVDGCGINHPRGAGLATHIGVALDVPTIGVAKHILCGKGDAPLEVGDISPLIFESRQVGWLIKSCRRCRPIVVAPGHRVSMEGALKTTKHMLRGHKLPEPCLLAHKYVNNIKKI from the coding sequence ATGGGCACCCCACTATTCCCCGCCGACCTCTCCACTACCTCACTGCTGCGCGCCCAGGAAATTGTCAGGCAGCAGGCCGTCCTGCACAACGATCATGCCCCACCCCGCTTCGTGGCAGGCGTGGACCAGGCATTCATGGAAGATGTCATTATCTCAGGCATTGTTATGATTGACTATGAATCCCTGGATGTGGTTGAGGAGGTACAATACACAGGTACTATAGGGTATCCATATATCCCCACATTCCTGTCCTTCAGGGAAGGACCGGCAATTGTATCTGCCTATGGGAAACTTCAGCACACACCCGACATCCTGATGGTAGACGGTTGCGGCATTAACCACCCCAGGGGCGCTGGACTTGCCACCCATATTGGCGTGGCATTGGATGTCCCAACCATAGGGGTGGCCAAGCACATACTATGCGGAAAAGGTGATGCCCCTCTGGAAGTAGGTGATATCAGCCCCCTAATCTTTGAAAGCAGACAGGTGGGCTGGCTTATCAAATCTTGCCGCAGGTGTCGTCCCATCGTGGTTGCACCCGGGCACAGGGTTAGCATGGAGGGGGCGCTAAAGACAACAAAGCATATGCTGCGAGGACATAAACTGCCCGAGCCCTGCCTGCTGGCACACAAATATGTGAACAATATAAAGAAAATATAA
- a CDS encoding sodium-translocating pyrophosphatase: MDTSTLLYLAPLAGLLSLVFAGIFAKNVLKNDPGTPEMQKIAGAIQEGAMAYLNRQYKTIAIVAVILAFIIFIALPNENGLNTKTTIGFLAGAVSSALAGYIGMNVSVRANVRTANKAKEGVKEAMDVAFKGGAVTGMAVVGLALLGTSGFFILFGAKPESVDMVIGFGFGASLISLFARVGGGIFTKAADVGADLVGKVEAGIPEDDPRNAGVIADNVGDNVGDCAGMGADLFETYVVTALAAMLLGGLVINQFPNAILFPLMLGSAAIVASIIAVFFVKIGDDQNIMKALYKGVAAAAVISLVSFYFINDMLMGDIRFFYSALIGTIIMVLMVVITEYYTSVSYRPVKSIAASSQTGAGTNIITGMSVGLESTFIPVLVIAFGILGAYYVGGGFVPGQEIIGLYSIAIAAAAMLSTTGIIVALDSYGPITDNAGGIAEMANLPEKTRKITDALDSVGNTTKAVTKGYAIGSAGLGAMALFADYTHKVGLMENPHLLSLSNPLVVVGLFIGGLLPFLFSAVTMKAVGKAAFEVVNEVRRQFREIPGIMEGTAKPEYGKCVDIVTRAAIREMALPGVMAIGVPLAVGMILGKEALAGMLIGIIVVGLLMALMMSNGGGAWDNAKKYIEDGAYGGKGSEAHKAAVVGDTVGDPFKDTSGPALNALIKVVNMIAILFSAMFINSGLF, from the coding sequence ATGGATACATCAACATTATTATATCTTGCCCCCCTGGCAGGTTTATTAAGTCTGGTATTTGCCGGTATTTTCGCTAAGAACGTACTCAAGAACGACCCAGGCACACCAGAAATGCAAAAGATAGCAGGTGCTATACAGGAAGGTGCAATGGCGTACCTGAACCGCCAGTACAAGACCATTGCCATCGTGGCAGTGATACTGGCATTTATAATTTTCATAGCACTGCCAAATGAAAACGGTTTGAACACAAAGACCACAATAGGGTTTTTGGCAGGAGCTGTAAGTTCGGCACTGGCCGGATATATTGGCATGAACGTTTCGGTCAGGGCAAATGTCAGGACCGCAAACAAGGCCAAAGAGGGAGTCAAAGAGGCCATGGACGTAGCCTTTAAGGGCGGTGCGGTCACAGGTATGGCCGTAGTTGGCCTGGCACTGCTGGGTACCAGCGGCTTCTTTATTTTATTCGGTGCCAAACCCGAAAGTGTGGACATGGTCATAGGCTTCGGGTTTGGGGCCAGCCTCATCAGCCTGTTCGCCAGGGTTGGCGGCGGTATATTTACCAAGGCAGCCGATGTGGGTGCAGATCTGGTAGGTAAGGTCGAAGCCGGTATCCCTGAAGACGACCCGCGAAATGCAGGTGTCATTGCAGATAATGTGGGCGACAATGTAGGCGACTGCGCCGGTATGGGTGCTGACCTGTTCGAAACCTATGTGGTCACCGCACTGGCGGCCATGCTGCTGGGTGGTCTTGTTATCAACCAGTTCCCAAATGCGATTTTGTTCCCGCTGATGCTGGGTTCGGCTGCCATCGTGGCATCCATCATTGCAGTGTTCTTTGTTAAGATAGGTGATGACCAGAATATTATGAAAGCTCTGTACAAGGGTGTGGCTGCTGCGGCTGTGATCAGCCTTGTGTCATTCTATTTCATAAACGATATGCTGATGGGCGATATACGGTTCTTTTACTCTGCCCTTATCGGTACTATTATTATGGTCCTGATGGTAGTGATCACTGAGTATTACACATCTGTTTCATACAGACCTGTGAAATCTATCGCAGCTTCCTCACAGACCGGAGCCGGAACCAATATCATCACCGGTATGTCGGTAGGTCTTGAAAGTACATTCATACCTGTGCTCGTGATAGCCTTTGGCATTCTGGGTGCGTACTATGTTGGCGGAGGCTTTGTTCCAGGACAGGAAATCATCGGTCTCTATAGTATCGCAATCGCAGCGGCTGCCATGCTCTCCACCACAGGCATAATCGTTGCTCTAGATTCATACGGCCCGATTACGGATAATGCAGGCGGCATCGCTGAGATGGCAAACCTGCCGGAAAAGACCAGGAAGATCACTGATGCTCTTGACAGTGTGGGCAACACCACCAAGGCAGTGACCAAGGGATATGCCATCGGTTCTGCCGGATTAGGCGCAATGGCCTTATTTGCAGATTATACACATAAAGTAGGATTAATGGAAAATCCACATTTATTGAGTCTTTCCAATCCGCTTGTGGTGGTGGGCCTGTTCATTGGCGGACTGCTGCCATTTTTGTTCAGTGCCGTCACAATGAAAGCAGTGGGTAAGGCCGCATTTGAAGTGGTCAACGAGGTCAGGCGTCAGTTTAGGGAGATACCAGGCATCATGGAAGGCACGGCAAAACCCGAATACGGCAAGTGCGTGGATATAGTGACCAGGGCCGCAATTCGGGAAATGGCACTCCCGGGCGTGATGGCCATTGGTGTACCTCTGGCTGTTGGAATGATACTGGGCAAAGAAGCACTGGCCGGTATGCTTATCGGCATTATTGTAGTGGGCCTGTTGATGGCACTTATGATGTCAAACGGCGGCGGCGCATGGGATAATGCAAAAAAGTACATCGAGGACGGTGCATACGGCGGAAAGGGTTCTGAGGCTCACAAAGCGGCTGTGGTAGGCGATACAGTGGGCGACCCGTTCAAGGATACTTCAGGTCCGGCTCTGAATGCACTGATCAAGGTGGTTAACATGATTGCCATCTTATTCTCTGCAATGTTCATCAATTCCGGGCTGTTTTGA